GTGCTGTCATTCGGTCCGACGCACGAGAACACGTTCGGCGTGACCATCGTGGACGCCGGCCCGGGGTTCGACCCGCCGTCGCCCGACGCGCCCGACACCCGCGCGTGGACCGACGAGGGCGGCCTCGGCGTCACCCTGATCCGGGGGTTGGCCGACGACGTCGAGTTCGTGCGCGGTGACGGCATGCGGGTGAACATGCACTTCGCGGTCGGTCTGTCGGCCAACGGTCACGACGGCGAGGCGTCGCCGTAGCCCGCGTGGACGAGCGCATCGCCGGCACCCTGGCGGCCTACGACCAAGCGGCCGAGGCGTACCAGGAGCAGCGCCGCGATCGGCGTCCGCTGGATGCGGTCCGCAAGTTCGCCGGGCTGGCCGGCCGCGGCGCCCGAGTCCTCGACGTGGCGTGCGGCCCGGCGCTCGACGTGCGCGTGCTGCGCGACGCGGGCCTCACGGTCGTCGCCGGCGACCGCTCCCACGAGTCCATGCGTATCGGCAAGCTGCTGTTCCCCAAAGGGTCGCTGGCACGCTGGGACTTCCGCAACCTGCCGTTCCCCGACGCCACCTTCGAGGGCGTGTGGGCGCATGCGGCCCTGCAACACCTGCCCCGCGTGCACATGCGGGCGGGGCTGGCCGAGCTGCGCCGCGTGCAGCGCACAGGGCCGATGTTCGCGAGCTTCCGTGAGGGCAGCGGGGACCTCGACCCGGTCGAGGACCCGCCGGCGGGGACGGTGTACGCCACGTCGGTGTCCGCCGACGAGCTGCGGGCCCTGCTGCTCGACACCGGCTACGTCGACGTGGAGGTCGACCGCCGCCCCGACCTCGCCGGGGGCCCCGACATCTGGCTGTACGGCTACGGCCGCCTGCCGACGTCACGCTAGGCTCAAGGCCTCTCGCGGTCGGGGTCGGCCGCGCGGTGCTTCCAGACGGCGCGCCCCACCATGTGGCTGCCCGTCGGGGTCGTGACGAGTTGCAGCCCGGCCACGAGCGTGAGCTTCATCGCCGCGTCGAGGCTGCCGAGGGCGAGCGCCGCGGCGACCAGGGCGCAGATGACCCCGAGCATCGAGGGCTTGCTCGCCGCGTGCATGCGGGTGAGCACGTCGGGGAAGCGCCGCAGGCCGACGGCCGCCGCGACGTTCATGCCCACCCCGCTGAGCAGCAGGAAGGCGATCAGCACCTCGAGCGCGGTCATCTACAGGCCCCGCGTCTCGATGAACCGGGCGGCGGTGGTGGTGCCGACGAATCCGAGCAGCGCGGTCACGACGGCCAGCGGCAGCAGGGTCGTGGTGCGGGTCGCCACCGCGGACAGCGCGAAGCCCGTGACGATGATCGTCAGCAGCAGGTCCGTGGCGACGAGGCGGTCGGCGAAGGAACGCGCCTTCACGATGTGCAGGACGCAGAGGGCGGCGGCCACGGTCAGGCCGACGGCGCCCAGGGCGGTGACGGACGCCATCATGGCGAGT
The genomic region above belongs to Egibacteraceae bacterium and contains:
- a CDS encoding monovalent cation/H+ antiporter complex subunit F, with the protein product MMASVTALGAVGLTVAAALCVLHIVKARSFADRLVATDLLLTIIVTGFALSAVATRTTTLLPLAVVTALLGFVGTTTAARFIETRGL
- the mnhG gene encoding monovalent cation/H(+) antiporter subunit G, which codes for MTALEVLIAFLLLSGVGMNVAAAVGLRRFPDVLTRMHAASKPSMLGVICALVAAALALGSLDAAMKLTLVAGLQLVTTPTGSHMVGRAVWKHRAADPDRERP
- a CDS encoding ATP-binding protein, with amino-acid sequence MKAEVELHLPPDVQYVGLARLVVTVAARKAGMADERVEDLKIAVSEATTNAILAHLRNDRPHPVVLSFGPTHENTFGVTIVDAGPGFDPPSPDAPDTRAWTDEGGLGVTLIRGLADDVEFVRGDGMRVNMHFAVGLSANGHDGEASP
- a CDS encoding class I SAM-dependent methyltransferase — translated: MDERIAGTLAAYDQAAEAYQEQRRDRRPLDAVRKFAGLAGRGARVLDVACGPALDVRVLRDAGLTVVAGDRSHESMRIGKLLFPKGSLARWDFRNLPFPDATFEGVWAHAALQHLPRVHMRAGLAELRRVQRTGPMFASFREGSGDLDPVEDPPAGTVYATSVSADELRALLLDTGYVDVEVDRRPDLAGGPDIWLYGYGRLPTSR